The following coding sequences lie in one Kribbella sp. NBC_00709 genomic window:
- a CDS encoding DUF6772 family protein: protein MTTSDLRTALLSADPRLSKFSPLPRILAFDEFDSGTHGWTELLGNYNGRGDLSTVDDHMRDFRPPQLSACNFFDIGTHGALSGTYALKLATRPYKGHTAVAIRRLTMSGRGLVQLETYFAFKSEATLGGGSELDTFGDVQWDGNTHPSEAQFGAFTVATDLCGDGGLRYHTVARYQNTDLDNRFTRQWMAPTVPEPTPREHFEGKVKLEYAADFTAPNPEDWQAFGEPQELCYNEVPTKVNWHYLRWLVDTEKRRNVELQVNDRVMNMRDVPVPPYEERYETLENLLNFYFSVRTHSAVRNFLFLDSVLISVDW from the coding sequence GTGACGACTTCCGACCTACGCACCGCCCTGTTGTCCGCCGATCCCCGGCTGTCCAAGTTCTCGCCGCTGCCGCGCATCCTGGCCTTCGACGAGTTCGACAGCGGAACGCACGGCTGGACCGAACTGCTCGGCAACTACAACGGCCGCGGCGACCTCAGCACCGTCGACGACCACATGCGCGACTTCCGGCCGCCCCAGCTGTCGGCCTGCAACTTCTTCGACATCGGTACGCACGGAGCGCTCAGCGGGACGTACGCGCTGAAGCTCGCGACCCGCCCGTACAAGGGCCACACCGCGGTCGCGATCCGCCGGCTGACGATGAGCGGCCGCGGCCTCGTCCAGCTCGAGACGTATTTCGCCTTCAAGTCCGAGGCGACGCTCGGCGGCGGCTCCGAGCTGGACACCTTCGGCGACGTGCAGTGGGACGGCAACACGCACCCGTCCGAGGCGCAGTTCGGCGCGTTCACGGTCGCGACCGACCTCTGCGGCGACGGCGGTCTGCGGTACCACACGGTCGCGCGGTACCAGAACACCGATCTGGACAACCGCTTCACCCGGCAGTGGATGGCGCCGACCGTCCCCGAGCCGACACCCCGCGAGCACTTCGAGGGCAAGGTGAAACTGGAGTACGCCGCCGACTTCACCGCGCCGAACCCGGAGGACTGGCAGGCGTTCGGCGAGCCGCAGGAGCTCTGCTACAACGAGGTCCCGACCAAGGTGAACTGGCACTACCTGCGCTGGCTGGTCGACACCGAGAAGCGCCGCAACGTGGAGCTGCAGGTCAACGATCGCGTGATGAACATGCGTGACGTACCGGTTCCGCCGTACGAGGAACGCTACGAGACGCTCGAGAACCTGCTGAACTTCTACTTCTCCGTCCGCACGCACAGCGCGGTGCGCAACTTCCTCTTCCTCGACTCCGTCCTCATCTCGGTTGATTGGTAG
- a CDS encoding ABC transporter permease: MTAEISLAAPVAVRRRTRAGSARIRFGLVVIAVYVVAAVIGPWLVRYNPVDTRTADRLKPPFTRLSDGSYAIFGTDQVGQDLFAQMLQGARISIAVGLATLLLAGTIGVTIGLAAGYFGGWLDGVLMRLADIQLAFPSILLAIFIAALLGPSVVNVVIVLAVANWVTFARVARGQALATRRREFVDASRTLGAGTWRLITRCVLPACVAPVLVVATVEIGHVILAEASLSFLGLGTPASTPSWGVTIANGRNYLADAWWISTIPGIALAFLVISLGVLGDALRDRYDPRLRSL; encoded by the coding sequence ATGACTGCTGAGATTTCGCTGGCGGCCCCGGTCGCGGTACGGCGCCGGACCAGAGCCGGATCGGCGCGGATCCGGTTCGGGCTGGTGGTGATCGCGGTGTACGTCGTGGCCGCGGTGATCGGGCCGTGGCTGGTGCGGTACAACCCGGTCGACACCCGGACCGCGGACCGGCTGAAGCCGCCGTTCACCCGGCTGTCCGACGGGTCGTACGCGATCTTCGGCACCGACCAGGTCGGTCAGGACCTGTTCGCCCAGATGTTGCAGGGGGCAAGGATCTCGATCGCGGTCGGGCTGGCGACGCTGCTGCTGGCCGGCACCATCGGGGTGACGATCGGGCTGGCGGCCGGGTACTTCGGCGGCTGGCTGGACGGCGTACTGATGCGGCTCGCGGACATCCAGCTGGCGTTTCCGTCGATCCTGCTGGCGATCTTCATCGCCGCGTTGCTCGGTCCTTCGGTGGTGAACGTGGTGATCGTGCTGGCGGTGGCGAACTGGGTGACGTTCGCCCGGGTCGCGCGCGGTCAGGCGCTGGCGACCCGGCGGCGTGAGTTCGTCGACGCGTCGCGGACGTTGGGCGCGGGGACCTGGCGGTTGATCACGCGGTGCGTGCTGCCGGCCTGCGTCGCGCCGGTCCTGGTGGTGGCGACGGTCGAGATCGGGCACGTGATCCTGGCCGAGGCGTCGCTGAGCTTCCTCGGTCTCGGGACGCCGGCGAGTACGCCGAGCTGGGGCGTGACGATCGCGAACGGGCGCAACTACCTCGCGGACGCGTGGTGGATCTCGACCATTCCGGGGATCGCGCTGGCGTTCCTGGTGATCTCGCTCGGCGTACTGGGCGATGCGCTCCGGGACCGGTACGACCCGCGGCTGAGGAGTCTGTGA
- a CDS encoding endonuclease/exonuclease/phosphatase family protein, with product MTFTFVAMTYNLWADFHLDQRQDAIESLFTIRPPDLLAVQELRPVTRKLLDDVLPEHDRVDGTAGWETQSNLWWRRDLFTYVEHGSEDVGILSPDAKLFWVKLRTTAGTDLIFSTAHLTWPGHPDERTDHVNRRIAQARAIAEALERLAGDGACLFTVDINDIGPPQWELGNVGFLDSFTALGRHSPATHPVVPTVATGPIGTRLSPLASPPKAIDWIFARGPLAARSSEVVDFFHDGRAPSDHHPVVATYTLHP from the coding sequence ATGACCTTCACCTTCGTGGCGATGACCTACAACCTGTGGGCGGACTTCCACCTCGACCAGCGGCAGGACGCGATCGAGAGCCTGTTCACGATCCGCCCGCCGGACCTCCTCGCCGTACAGGAACTCCGACCGGTCACGCGCAAACTGCTGGACGACGTACTCCCCGAGCACGACCGCGTCGACGGCACCGCCGGCTGGGAGACACAGAGCAACCTGTGGTGGCGCCGCGACCTGTTCACGTACGTCGAGCACGGCTCCGAGGATGTCGGCATCTTGTCGCCGGACGCGAAGCTCTTCTGGGTCAAGCTGCGGACCACCGCCGGCACCGACCTGATCTTCAGTACGGCGCACCTCACCTGGCCCGGCCACCCCGACGAACGCACCGACCACGTCAACCGCCGGATCGCGCAGGCCCGGGCGATCGCGGAGGCGCTCGAACGCCTCGCCGGCGACGGCGCCTGCCTGTTCACCGTCGACATCAACGACATCGGCCCACCGCAGTGGGAGCTCGGCAACGTCGGGTTCCTGGACAGCTTCACCGCCCTCGGCCGGCACTCACCGGCGACTCATCCGGTCGTGCCGACGGTCGCCACCGGTCCGATCGGGACCAGGTTGTCGCCGCTCGCCTCACCACCCAAGGCGATCGACTGGATCTTCGCCCGCGGCCCGCTCGCCGCCCGGTCCAGCGAGGTCGTCGACTTCTTCCACGACGGCCGCGCCCCCTCCGACCACCACCCGGTCGTGGCCACCTACACGCTCCACCCCTGA
- a CDS encoding ABC transporter ATP-binding protein: protein MALLSVHDLRVEFSTSGGTVTAVDGASFEVGAGETVALLGESGSGKSVTAQAVMGIVPKPAGRVCGGSITYDDRDLLAPGVAKGLRGREIAMVFQDPLSSLNPVFRVGAQIGEMFRRHRGASRREARAAALELMKRVGIPAASKRLDDYPHQFSGGMRQRVMIAMALALSPRLLIADEPTTALDVTVQAQIMDLLTRLQSEEGMSLVLITHDLGVVADVADKVVLMYAGRVVETGPIREVYEHSGHPYTSGLMGSIPDLDGTRGRLTPIQGSPPDLLALPSGCSFRPRCKYADAVCAGETPALLPLAARPASHEAACHHPEGVLSHA, encoded by the coding sequence ATGGCGCTGCTGAGCGTGCATGACCTGCGGGTCGAATTCAGCACTTCCGGTGGGACGGTGACCGCGGTCGACGGAGCGTCGTTCGAGGTCGGTGCGGGTGAAACCGTGGCGCTGCTGGGGGAATCGGGCAGTGGCAAGAGCGTCACCGCGCAGGCCGTGATGGGCATCGTGCCGAAGCCGGCCGGGCGGGTCTGCGGCGGCTCGATCACGTACGACGACCGCGATCTGCTGGCGCCCGGTGTCGCGAAGGGACTGCGCGGGCGGGAGATCGCGATGGTCTTCCAGGACCCGTTGAGCTCCTTGAACCCGGTGTTCCGGGTCGGTGCGCAGATCGGGGAGATGTTCCGCCGGCACCGCGGGGCGTCGCGCCGGGAGGCTCGCGCGGCCGCGCTGGAGTTGATGAAGCGGGTCGGGATCCCGGCTGCGTCGAAGCGGCTGGACGACTATCCGCACCAGTTCTCCGGCGGGATGCGGCAACGGGTGATGATCGCGATGGCGCTCGCGCTGTCCCCGCGGCTGCTGATCGCGGACGAGCCGACGACAGCTCTGGACGTGACCGTCCAGGCCCAGATCATGGACCTGCTCACCCGGCTGCAGTCCGAGGAGGGCATGTCGCTCGTCCTCATCACCCACGACCTCGGTGTGGTCGCGGACGTCGCCGACAAGGTGGTCCTGATGTACGCCGGTCGCGTCGTCGAGACCGGCCCGATCCGCGAGGTGTACGAGCACAGCGGTCATCCGTACACGTCCGGGCTGATGGGATCGATCCCCGACCTCGACGGCACCCGCGGCCGGCTGACGCCGATCCAGGGTTCACCGCCGGACCTCCTCGCCCTTCCATCGGGCTGTTCCTTTCGGCCGCGCTGCAAGTACGCCGACGCGGTCTGCGCCGGCGAAACGCCCGCCCTGCTGCCGTTGGCCGCTCGTCCTGCGAGTCACGAAGCCGCCTGCCATCACCCGGAAGGAGTGCTGAGTCATGCCTGA
- a CDS encoding nuclear transport factor 2 family protein, whose amino-acid sequence MTDLQTIADRVEIEALRGEFTDAAMMGDHERFVALFTEDGVYRIPDAGVVQSGRDELLAGTDKLAGAWEYFVQTTHPGVIELDGDVATGRTYVSEIGRQENGMSMLNYAIFHDRYRRTPEGWKFAERVFEVRYFDSSPLAGSAKVSWPPAAE is encoded by the coding sequence GTGACTGACCTACAGACGATCGCCGATCGGGTGGAGATCGAGGCGCTGCGTGGCGAGTTCACGGACGCCGCGATGATGGGCGACCACGAGCGGTTCGTGGCGTTGTTCACCGAGGACGGCGTCTATCGGATTCCCGACGCCGGCGTCGTGCAGAGCGGGCGGGACGAGCTGCTTGCCGGGACCGACAAGCTTGCGGGCGCCTGGGAGTACTTCGTGCAGACCACGCATCCCGGGGTGATCGAGCTGGACGGTGACGTCGCGACCGGGCGCACGTACGTGTCCGAGATCGGGCGTCAGGAGAACGGCATGTCGATGCTCAACTACGCGATCTTCCACGACCGCTACCGGCGGACCCCGGAGGGCTGGAAGTTCGCCGAGCGGGTCTTCGAGGTCAGGTACTTCGACTCGAGCCCGCTGGCAGGGTCCGCGAAGGTTTCCTGGCCGCCGGCGGCTGAGTAG
- a CDS encoding ABC transporter ATP-binding protein, which yields MPEPLLAVRDLHTSFPLRSAVLRRPVGEIQAVAGVSFDIPAGGTLGLVGESGSGKSTVARTIVGLEKARSGSIVFDGEELISLPKASMRRVRRQLQMIFQDPYASLNPRATVEQIVAEAWEIHPDVVPRNRHRAEVRELLERVGLNPDHAQRYPHQFSGGQRQRIGIARALALRPKLVICDEAVSALDVSVQAQVLNLLDDLRRDLGLAYLFIAHDLSVVRHISDRIAVMYLGRVVETASQDELFARPLHPYTQALLSAVPDPKPWDKPAREQIIIGGDVPSPADPPSGCRFRTRCWKAEERCAHDDPELTTRLDLHPAACHFATELTGAAR from the coding sequence ATGCCTGAGCCGCTCCTCGCAGTTCGGGATCTCCACACGTCCTTTCCGTTGCGGTCGGCTGTGTTGCGGCGGCCCGTCGGCGAGATTCAGGCCGTGGCGGGAGTGTCCTTCGACATACCGGCCGGAGGAACGCTGGGGTTGGTGGGGGAGTCGGGGTCGGGGAAGTCGACCGTGGCCCGGACGATCGTCGGGCTGGAGAAGGCGCGCTCGGGAAGCATCGTGTTCGACGGCGAGGAACTGATCTCGTTGCCCAAGGCATCGATGCGGCGGGTGCGGCGGCAGCTGCAGATGATCTTCCAGGACCCGTACGCGTCGCTCAACCCGCGGGCGACGGTCGAGCAGATCGTCGCCGAGGCGTGGGAGATCCACCCGGACGTCGTACCGCGCAACCGGCATCGCGCCGAGGTCCGCGAACTGCTGGAGCGGGTCGGGCTCAACCCGGACCACGCGCAGCGCTACCCGCATCAGTTCTCCGGCGGGCAGCGGCAGCGGATCGGGATCGCGCGGGCGCTCGCGCTGCGGCCGAAGCTGGTGATCTGCGACGAGGCGGTGTCGGCGCTGGACGTGTCGGTACAGGCGCAGGTGCTCAACCTGCTGGACGATCTGCGGCGCGACCTCGGGCTGGCGTACCTGTTCATCGCGCACGACCTGTCCGTCGTACGGCACATCTCGGACCGGATCGCGGTGATGTACCTCGGGCGGGTGGTCGAGACGGCGTCCCAGGACGAGTTGTTCGCGCGGCCGCTGCACCCGTACACGCAGGCGCTGCTTTCCGCAGTACCGGATCCGAAACCGTGGGACAAACCGGCGCGGGAGCAGATCATCATCGGCGGCGACGTGCCGTCACCCGCGGATCCGCCGTCCGGCTGCCGGTTCCGCACGCGGTGCTGGAAGGCCGAGGAGCGCTGCGCTCACGACGATCCCGAGCTGACGACCCGCCTCGACCTGCACCCCGCCGCGTGCCACTTCGCCACCGAGCTGACCGGAGCCGCCCGATGA
- a CDS encoding CaiB/BaiF CoA transferase family protein translates to MQNLLSDVVVVDLTRALAGPHAAMMLGDLGARVIKVETPNGGDDSRGWGPPFVEGESTYYLSANRNKESVTADLKSDEGKEFLTKLVRRADVLIENFRPGVLDRLGFSTERLHELNPGLVILSITGFGHDGPDGGRAGYDQIAQGEGGLMSITGAVEPTKVGAPIADLLAGMYGAYGALAALHERSITGKGRVVRTSLLASVVGVHAFHGTKWTVAHELPERVGNHHAQIAPYGKYRTADTSIQVAVGSEGQWRTFAPIVGLDPEDERFAVNSQRVAHRDELTAAIETAFAAEPADAWLQRLADKGIPAGKVRNFQQVYQWEQTLSQGLLIDVEHPTLGTIQLPGPPLRFDGNPHAGARETNLPPPRLGEHNDSVRAWLDAE, encoded by the coding sequence GTGCAGAACCTTCTCTCCGACGTCGTGGTCGTGGACCTCACCCGTGCGCTCGCGGGTCCGCACGCGGCGATGATGCTCGGGGACCTCGGCGCCCGGGTGATCAAGGTCGAGACCCCGAACGGCGGCGACGACAGCCGCGGCTGGGGCCCGCCGTTCGTCGAGGGCGAGTCGACGTACTACCTGTCGGCGAACCGGAACAAGGAATCGGTGACCGCCGACCTGAAGTCGGACGAGGGCAAGGAGTTCCTGACCAAGCTGGTCCGGCGCGCCGACGTACTGATCGAGAACTTCCGCCCGGGCGTGCTCGACCGGCTCGGGTTCTCCACCGAGCGCCTGCACGAGCTCAACCCCGGCCTGGTCATCCTGTCGATCACCGGCTTCGGGCACGACGGGCCGGACGGTGGGCGCGCCGGGTACGACCAGATCGCGCAGGGCGAAGGCGGCCTGATGAGCATCACCGGCGCGGTCGAACCGACGAAGGTCGGCGCTCCGATCGCGGACCTGCTGGCCGGCATGTACGGCGCCTACGGTGCGCTCGCCGCACTGCACGAGCGATCGATCACCGGCAAGGGCCGCGTCGTACGGACGAGCCTGCTGGCGTCGGTGGTCGGCGTCCATGCATTCCACGGGACGAAGTGGACGGTGGCGCACGAGCTGCCCGAGCGGGTGGGCAATCACCACGCGCAGATCGCGCCGTACGGGAAGTATCGCACTGCCGACACGAGCATTCAGGTCGCGGTCGGCAGCGAGGGGCAGTGGCGGACGTTCGCGCCGATCGTCGGGCTCGATCCGGAGGACGAGCGGTTCGCCGTCAACTCGCAGCGGGTCGCGCATCGCGACGAGCTGACGGCCGCGATCGAGACCGCGTTCGCCGCCGAGCCGGCCGATGCGTGGCTGCAACGCCTTGCGGACAAGGGGATTCCGGCCGGGAAGGTCCGCAACTTCCAGCAGGTGTACCAGTGGGAGCAGACGCTGTCGCAAGGCCTGCTGATCGACGTCGAGCACCCAACCCTCGGCACGATCCAGCTACCCGGCCCACCCCTCCGCTTCGACGGCAACCCGCACGCCGGCGCCCGCGAAACCAACCTCCCGCCACCACGCCTCGGCGAACACAACGACTCCGTCAGAGCCTGGCTCGACGCGGAATAG
- the nikB gene encoding nickel ABC transporter permease, protein MGAYVVRRLFFSLFVLWGAVTIIFVVLRLVPGDPAYIMLGPDADQAQVAALRAQLGLDHSLIQQYATYLANVVHLDFGQSFRLNADSMSLVLQRVPATIQLASTALLLSLLIGLPLGVIAALRAHSWVDRTISVFSLMGQSTPSFWLGIVLILVFARGLKVLPSAGSGTWSHLVLPTITLALPFLAILVRLTRSGLLEVVHEGYVQTARAKGLSEGVVVLVHALRNALIPIVTVVGLQFGALLGGTVIVETVFAWPGVGRLLIDSIGRRDYGVVQAAILLVATIFVVINLLVDLLYGFLDPRVRLAGD, encoded by the coding sequence ATGGGGGCGTACGTCGTCCGGCGGCTGTTCTTCTCGTTGTTCGTGTTGTGGGGCGCCGTCACGATCATCTTCGTCGTACTGCGGCTGGTCCCCGGCGATCCGGCGTACATCATGCTCGGGCCCGATGCGGACCAGGCGCAGGTGGCCGCGCTGCGGGCGCAACTCGGGCTCGACCACTCGCTGATCCAGCAGTACGCGACGTACCTGGCGAACGTCGTGCATCTGGACTTCGGGCAGTCGTTCCGGCTGAACGCGGACTCGATGAGCCTTGTCCTGCAACGAGTTCCGGCCACGATCCAGCTGGCGTCGACCGCATTGCTGTTGTCGTTGCTCATCGGTCTACCGCTCGGGGTGATCGCCGCGCTACGGGCGCACAGCTGGGTGGATCGCACGATCTCGGTGTTCTCGCTGATGGGGCAGTCGACCCCGTCGTTCTGGCTCGGGATCGTGCTGATCCTGGTGTTCGCGCGAGGGCTGAAGGTGTTGCCGAGTGCGGGCTCGGGGACCTGGTCACACTTGGTCCTCCCAACGATCACGCTCGCGCTGCCGTTCCTCGCGATCCTGGTCCGGCTCACCCGCAGCGGTCTGCTCGAGGTGGTGCACGAGGGGTACGTGCAGACCGCCCGGGCGAAGGGCCTGAGCGAGGGCGTCGTGGTCCTCGTGCACGCGTTGCGGAACGCGCTGATCCCGATCGTGACCGTGGTCGGGCTGCAGTTCGGGGCATTGCTCGGCGGCACGGTGATCGTCGAGACCGTGTTCGCCTGGCCCGGGGTCGGGCGGTTGCTGATCGACTCGATCGGGCGCCGCGACTACGGCGTCGTCCAGGCCGCGATCTTGCTGGTGGCAACGATCTTCGTGGTGATCAATCTGCTCGTGGACCTGCTCTACGGCTTCCTGGACCCGCGGGTCCGTCTGGCTGGTGACTGA
- a CDS encoding helix-turn-helix domain-containing protein: protein MQSLSRALTVLAELNREDRAYGVTELAVTVGLHKSTVHRILTTFCDHGLADRVDDHRYTARDGLAALRRTTHRRSGPEHALADLGDRLGRLVVLAKPLPKAAGMVLQVAAVAGAGGTSGVGPGHAVSLHRSALGRAYLSALPVDQVTGTPDLLDTLQRIRMSGFAHNPRPVASLPRMVAVPVRATDGTCAGALGAELIQAGSVDEVRRVVSVLRSGV, encoded by the coding sequence ATGCAGTCGCTCAGCCGTGCCTTGACCGTCCTGGCCGAGTTGAACCGCGAGGACCGCGCGTACGGCGTGACCGAGCTCGCCGTCACCGTCGGCCTGCACAAGAGCACCGTGCACCGCATCCTCACGACGTTCTGCGACCACGGCCTGGCCGACCGCGTCGACGACCACCGCTACACGGCCCGCGACGGCCTGGCGGCCCTCCGCCGCACGACGCACCGCCGATCCGGCCCGGAGCATGCGCTCGCCGATCTGGGCGACCGCCTGGGCCGCCTGGTGGTCCTCGCGAAGCCGCTACCGAAGGCGGCCGGGATGGTGCTTCAGGTCGCCGCTGTCGCGGGCGCCGGCGGTACCAGCGGAGTTGGGCCGGGGCATGCGGTCTCGCTGCATCGGAGCGCTCTCGGGCGGGCCTACCTGTCGGCGCTTCCCGTCGATCAGGTGACGGGCACCCCCGATCTCCTCGACACGCTGCAGCGCATCCGGATGTCCGGGTTCGCACACAACCCACGGCCTGTTGCTTCGCTGCCGCGGATGGTTGCGGTTCCGGTGCGGGCGACCGACGGGACCTGCGCGGGCGCGCTCGGCGCGGAGCTCATCCAGGCCGGCTCGGTCGATGAGGTGCGGCGTGTGGTGTCGGTACTGCGGAGCGGCGTCTGA
- a CDS encoding histidine phosphatase family protein, translated as MTELILLRHGESVWNAEHRYQGQQGTGLSALGRQQAKEAANYLQSLEIDAIVASDLQRVTETLQPYLDTRDHLTVRIDPRWREIDVGTWGGRTFADVYADEPDVVDAFKRGDDVARGGGETFKQLRARVWDAAQDIAGARRVLVVTHGGPIRVAAASALRLPPGGEVLLDPPENCSLTTLHLDGLTSYNVPTWMDR; from the coding sequence ATGACCGAGCTGATCCTTCTCCGCCACGGCGAGTCGGTGTGGAACGCCGAGCACCGGTACCAAGGTCAGCAAGGCACCGGCCTCAGCGCCCTCGGCCGCCAGCAGGCCAAGGAGGCTGCCAACTATCTGCAGTCGCTGGAGATCGACGCGATCGTCGCGAGCGATCTCCAACGGGTGACCGAGACCTTGCAGCCGTACCTCGACACCCGCGACCACCTGACGGTCCGCATCGACCCGCGGTGGCGGGAGATCGACGTCGGGACCTGGGGCGGGCGGACCTTCGCGGACGTGTACGCCGACGAGCCGGATGTCGTGGACGCCTTCAAGCGGGGCGACGACGTGGCTCGCGGCGGCGGCGAGACCTTCAAGCAGCTGCGGGCCCGGGTATGGGACGCGGCTCAGGACATCGCCGGCGCGCGGCGGGTGCTGGTCGTGACGCATGGCGGGCCGATCCGGGTGGCGGCGGCGTCGGCACTCAGGCTGCCGCCGGGCGGCGAAGTGCTGCTCGATCCGCCGGAGAACTGCTCGCTGACCACCCTCCACCTCGACGGACTCACGTCCTACAACGTGCCTACCTGGATGGACCGATGA
- a CDS encoding LacI family DNA-binding transcriptional regulator, whose amino-acid sequence MTDARRPTLRDIATALGLSVNTVSRALGDKDSVSARTRAAVQAEAARIGYVPNTLARSLVLGSAMTLGLVITNPSNPFYAQLISTIELKARAQGYSLLLLVTDESAENEQRATEALLRSAVDGAVVVPVQAEWDHWRRVRDAGIPLVFVNRDVPELDCDMVGVDNERGAYEATSHLIAGGARRLLVLEEDLPITTTADRVTGFRRAMSDAGLKVSDDAIRAVPTRRYDSLALPWQPEEAYRFAQTLLTEGHPDGIVTGNDYFALGVLRLLAERGLNVPGDVAITGYGDHPYAAYLQTPLTTVRLPAAEVGSTAVDLLMQRLTSSSERPRKTLIRPELVVRASTQPPAARKPSRTLPAGSSRST is encoded by the coding sequence ATGACGGATGCGCGGCGGCCGACGTTGCGAGACATCGCGACGGCGCTCGGTCTGTCGGTGAACACCGTGTCGCGCGCGCTCGGCGACAAGGACAGTGTGAGTGCCCGGACCCGGGCCGCCGTACAGGCCGAGGCGGCCCGGATCGGGTACGTCCCGAACACGCTGGCCCGGTCGCTGGTGCTCGGCTCGGCGATGACGCTGGGCCTCGTCATCACGAACCCCTCGAACCCGTTCTACGCGCAGCTGATCAGCACCATCGAGCTCAAGGCCCGCGCGCAGGGGTACTCGTTGCTGTTGCTGGTCACCGACGAGAGCGCGGAGAACGAGCAGCGCGCCACCGAGGCGCTGCTGCGGTCCGCGGTCGACGGCGCCGTGGTCGTCCCGGTCCAGGCCGAGTGGGACCACTGGCGCCGCGTCCGGGACGCCGGGATCCCGTTGGTGTTCGTCAACCGTGACGTGCCCGAACTCGACTGCGACATGGTTGGCGTCGACAACGAACGCGGCGCCTACGAGGCGACCAGCCATCTCATCGCGGGTGGCGCCCGAAGGTTGCTCGTCCTCGAGGAAGACCTGCCGATCACCACGACCGCGGATCGGGTGACCGGCTTCCGGCGCGCGATGTCCGACGCCGGCCTGAAGGTGTCCGACGACGCGATCCGCGCCGTCCCGACGAGACGCTACGACTCGCTGGCACTGCCCTGGCAGCCCGAGGAGGCGTACCGCTTCGCGCAGACGCTGCTGACCGAGGGTCATCCCGACGGCATCGTCACCGGGAACGACTACTTCGCACTCGGCGTACTGCGCTTGCTCGCCGAGCGCGGCCTCAACGTCCCCGGTGACGTCGCGATCACGGGGTACGGCGACCACCCGTACGCGGCGTACCTGCAAACCCCGCTCACCACGGTCCGCCTGCCCGCCGCCGAGGTCGGCTCAACCGCCGTCGACCTCCTCATGCAACGCCTCACGTCAAGCTCCGAACGCCCCCGCAAAACGCTGATCCGCCCCGAACTGGTGGTCCGGGCGTCTACTCAGCCGCCGGCGGCCAGGAAACCTTCGCGGACCCTGCCAGCGGGCTCGAGTCGAAGTACCTGA